A window of Thioalbus denitrificans genomic DNA:
ATGACGCGCGGGCCGGCGAAGCCGATGAGTGCGTTGGGCTCGGCGACGTTGAGGTCTCCCAGCGTCGCCAGGCTGGCGGAGACGCCGCCGGTGGTGGGATCGGTCAGCACCGAGATGTAGGGAATTCCCCGCTCGCGCAGCAGCGCCAGCGCGGCGCTGGTCTTGGCCATCTGCATCAGCGACAGGATGGCTTCCTGCATGCGCGCGCCGCCGCTGGCGGAGAAACTGATGAGGGGGATGCCCTCATTCAGGCTCACCCGGGCCGCGCGGGCGAACCGCTCCCCCACCACCGAACCCATGGAACCGCCCATGAAACCGAACTCGAAGGCGGCCGCCACCACCGGCTGGCCCTTGAGCCGCCCCTTCATCGCCACCAGGGCATCCTTCTCGCCGGTCGCCTTCTGCGCCGTGAGGATGCGGTCCCGGTACTTCTTGGAATCCTTGAACCTGAGGCTGTCGATCGGCTCCAGTTCGGCGCCGATCTCTTCCCGCGGGCCGTGATCCAGGAACACGTCGAGGCGCCTGCGCGCCCCGATGCGCATGTGGAAGTTGCACTTCGGACAGACCTCGAGGTTGCGCTCCAGCTCCGCCTTGTAGAGCACGCTGCCGCAGGAGCCGCACTTTGACCACAGCCCCTCGGGCACGGCCTTCTTCTTGCTCCCCGCCTCGGTGCGGATCTTCGACGGCAACAGTTTCTCGAACCAGCTCATGACACCTCACCCCAACCCGGACTCCCGCGCAACATCCGCGGGACAGCATGTTGTAAACCACGAAGAACACGAAGGTCACGAAGCATGTGTTCAACAGGATAGGGACGGTTTTCCCTTCGTGCGCTTCGTGTCCTTCGTGGTTCCAATGAATTCAGTCACTGCCCAGTAACGCGATCCATGGCCTGGCGCAGGGGCCGCAGCAGGGCCGGGACCTCAGCGTTGATGCGCTCGGGCTCCGCGGCCAGCTCGCCCAGCTTGTTGACCAGCACCGAGCCCACCACCACCGCGTCGGCCACCCGGGCCACGGCGGCGGCCGACTCGGCATCACGGATGCCGAAGCCCACGCCGATGGGCAGGTCGGTATGGTTGCGGAGCCGCTCCAGCATGGCGGTCACCGAGCCGACATCCAGGGTCCTGGAACCGGTCACGCCCTTCAGTGAAACGTAGTAGATGAAGCCGCTGGCGGCCGTGCAGATGCGATCCATGCGCGCATCGGTGGTGGTGGGCGCGACCAGGAAGATGGGATCGAGCTCACGGCTGCGGAGTCCCTGCACCAGTTCTCCGGCTTCTTCCGGCGGCAGGTCGACGGTCAGCACGCCGTCCACGCCGGCGGCGGCGGCCGACTCGGCAAAGGCGGCGTATCCCATCGCCTCGATGGGGTTGAGATAGCCCATCAGAACGACGGGGGTCTCCCCGTCCCGCTCCCGGAACGCGCGCACCATGTCCAGCACATCGTGCAGGCTCACATGGTGCTTGAGCGCCCGCTCGCAGGCGGCCTGGATGGCGGGGCCGTCGGCCATGGGATCGGAGAAGGGCACGCCCAGCTCGAGGATGTCCGCGCCCGCCTCCACCAGCGCGTGCATCAGCGGCACGGTCACGGACGGTTCCGGATCGCCGGCGGTGATGTAGGGGATCAGTGCCTTGCGGCCCTGCGCCCGCAGGGTCTCGAAGCGCTTGCCGATTCTGCTCATGTGTTCGCTGGTTCCTGGTGATCGTGGGGCCGGGTTCAGATGTGGATGCCCTCGATGGTGGCGATGGTGTTGATGTCCTTGTCGCCACGGCCGGAGAGATTGATGACGATGCTCTGCTCCCGGTCCAGCGTGGGCGCGAGCTTCATGGCGTAGGCCAGCGCATGGCTGGACTCGAGGGCCGGAATGATGCCCTCGGTCCGGGTCAGCGCATGGAAAGCCTCCAGCGCCTCGGTGTCGGTCACGGAGACGTAGTTCACCCGCCCGGCGTCCTTCAGCCAGGCATGCTCGGGCCCCACGCCGGGATAGTCGAGTCCCGCGGAGATGGAGTGGGTCTCGGTGATCTGTCCGTCACTGTCCTCCATGAGGTAGGTGCGGTTGCCGTGCAGCACCCCGGGGCGTCCGGCGCAGAGCGGGGCCGAGTGGCGCCCGGTCTCGATGCCGTCGCCGGCCGCCTCCACGCCGTACATGGCCACCTCCCCATCATCCAGGAAGGGATGGAACAGGCCGATGGCATTGGAACCGCCGCCCACGCAGGCCACCAGGGCATCGGGCAGCCGCCCGGTCATCGCTTGGGCCTGGGCGCGGGCCTCGCGGCCGATCACCGACTGGAAGTCGCGCACCATCGCCGGGTAGGGATGGGGGCCGGCCACCGTGCCGATGATGTAGAAGGTGTTGTCCACGTTGGTGACCCAGTCGCGCATGGCCTCGTTCAGCGCATCCTTGAGGGTGCGCGAGCCCGAGTGTACCGCCACCACCCGGGCCCCCAGCAGCCGCATGCGGTAGACGTTGGGCGACTGGCGCTGGATGTCGTCGGCGCCCATGTAGACCACGCACTCGAGCCCCAGCCTGGCCGCCACGGTGGCGGTCGCCACGCCGTGCTGCCCCGCGCCGGTCTCGGCGATGATGCGGGTCTTGCCCATGCGCTTCGCCAGCAGGGCCTGGCCGATGGTGTTGTTCACCTTGTGGGCGCCGGTGTGGTTGAGATCCTCGCGCTTGAGGTAGACCTGGGCCCCGCCCAGGTTCCTGCTCCAGCGCTCGGCGTGGTAGAGCGGCGAGGGACGGCCCACGTAGTGGGCCAGATCCGCGTCCAGCTCCGCCAGGAAATCGGGATCCTGCAGGTACTTCCCGTAGGCCGCGGTCAGCTCGGAGAGCGGCTCCATCAGCGTCTCGGAGACGAATATCCCGCCGTAGGGACCGAAATGGCCGTTGGCATCGGGGTATGCGCTCCAGTTCATGGAGCGCGCGGGTTCATTCTGTGTCGGCACGGGATACACCTCGTATGAATGCCTGCATCTTGGCCGGATCCTTGATGCCCTTGGCGGCTTCCACGCCACCGCTCACGTCAACCGCGTAGGGACGGACCTGCCGCACCGCCGCGTCCACATTGCCGGGGGCGAGCCCCCCGGCCAGCACCAGCGGCAATCCCAGGTCCCGCGGGATGCGCGACCAGTCGAATGTCTCCCCGGTACCACCGGCCACCCCGGGGCGGTAGGTATCCACCAGCAGCGCCGCGGCATCGCCGTAGCGGGCGCACTCCGAGTGCAGGTCGATGCCCTCCCGCATCCGCACCGCCTTCATGTAGGGTCGGCCGTGGGATCGGCAGTATTCGGGCGGCTCCGCGCCGTGGAACTGCAGCAGGTCGAGCGGAACGGCCGCAACCGCCTCCCGTACCCGTTCCGGTTCGGCATCGACGAACAGGCCCACCACCGTCACGAAGGCCGGCACCACGGCCCTGATCTCCCGGGCCTGGCGCTGATTCACGTGGCGTGGGCTGGGCGGATGGAAGACCAGGCCGATGGCATCGGCGCCGAGGCGCACCGCCTCACGGGCATCATCCACCCGGGTGATGCCGCAGATCTTGACTCGGGTGCGCCCCATGACCGCGCGGCCGGCCCTCCAGCGAGAGTGAGTTGCAGAATGGGGTAATTTAACAGAAATGGAGAGAGGGTTTAACTTTCCCGGGGAATGGGGAACGGGGAACGGGGGACGGGAGACAGGAGGCAGGAGGCAGGGAACCCCACCATTATCTCCTTGGCGCGTCGGCAGATTTCGTGGGTGCAGAGAGAAGAAATTTCCTCTCGCCAAGACGCCAAGAACGCCAAGGAATCAACAATTCTCTTTCAGCCGATTAACGATGGGAGGGATTCCCTGCATTATGAGTGCCTCGTCGAATTTGAGACCTTGGTACTCGACTTCCCTTGGCGTTCTTGGCGTCTTGGCGAGATCCAAAAAGATTTCGTCCCGGAATAACACAACCCGAAAAATGTGCCTCGCCGCCACTATTGTCCATGCGTATCATGCGCTTGGCGCTCGTTATGAGTGGAGCATCCACCCACAGATTCTGCGGACGAGCCATCTCCTTTATCCTTCATCCGTAACCCAGTATCCCTGCACTGCCAGGTGCCTCGGGAAACCGGTAGGGCTCCGGGTAGCGGACGGCGACGAAGTAGAGCCCGCCGGGAGGGGCGGTGACGCCGCCGAGGGTCCGGTCCCGACCCACCAGCACCTCGCGGGCCCAGTCCGGGTCGGCTTTCCCGCAGCCGACGGCGATCAGGACGCCGGCGATATTGCGGACCATGTGGTGGAGAAAGCCGTTGGCCTCGGCATCGATGGTGATGAATTCGCCCTGGCGCCTCACCTCGAGGCGGTGGAGCGTGCGCACCGGGCTCTTGGCCTGGCACCCCAGCGCCCGGTAGGCGCTGAAGTCATGCTCGCCCAGCAGATGCACGGCAGCGGCCCGCATCCGTTGTTCGTCGAGTGGGCGGCACTCCCAGGTCACCCGGTTGTGCAGCAGGCCCGGCCGGCTGGGTCGATTGAGGATGACGTAGCGGTAGCGGCGGGCGCGGGCGCTGAAAC
This region includes:
- the accD gene encoding acetyl-CoA carboxylase, carboxyltransferase subunit beta, with the protein product MSWFEKLLPSKIRTEAGSKKKAVPEGLWSKCGSCGSVLYKAELERNLEVCPKCNFHMRIGARRRLDVFLDHGPREEIGAELEPIDSLRFKDSKKYRDRILTAQKATGEKDALVAMKGRLKGQPVVAAAFEFGFMGGSMGSVVGERFARAARVSLNEGIPLISFSASGGARMQEAILSLMQMAKTSAALALLRERGIPYISVLTDPTTGGVSASLATLGDLNVAEPNALIGFAGPRVIEQTVRETLPEGFQRSEFLLEHGLIDMIVDRRELRDRLGAVLAMLTERTHPPVEAEEVKVEQPKRESAAPDDASDPDGEGNA
- the trpA gene encoding tryptophan synthase subunit alpha; protein product: MSRIGKRFETLRAQGRKALIPYITAGDPEPSVTVPLMHALVEAGADILELGVPFSDPMADGPAIQAACERALKHHVSLHDVLDMVRAFRERDGETPVVLMGYLNPIEAMGYAAFAESAAAAGVDGVLTVDLPPEEAGELVQGLRSRELDPIFLVAPTTTDARMDRICTAASGFIYYVSLKGVTGSRTLDVGSVTAMLERLRNHTDLPIGVGFGIRDAESAAAVARVADAVVVGSVLVNKLGELAAEPERINAEVPALLRPLRQAMDRVTGQ
- the trpB gene encoding tryptophan synthase subunit beta gives rise to the protein MNWSAYPDANGHFGPYGGIFVSETLMEPLSELTAAYGKYLQDPDFLAELDADLAHYVGRPSPLYHAERWSRNLGGAQVYLKREDLNHTGAHKVNNTIGQALLAKRMGKTRIIAETGAGQHGVATATVAARLGLECVVYMGADDIQRQSPNVYRMRLLGARVVAVHSGSRTLKDALNEAMRDWVTNVDNTFYIIGTVAGPHPYPAMVRDFQSVIGREARAQAQAMTGRLPDALVACVGGGSNAIGLFHPFLDDGEVAMYGVEAAGDGIETGRHSAPLCAGRPGVLHGNRTYLMEDSDGQITETHSISAGLDYPGVGPEHAWLKDAGRVNYVSVTDTEALEAFHALTRTEGIIPALESSHALAYAMKLAPTLDREQSIVINLSGRGDKDINTIATIEGIHI
- a CDS encoding phosphoribosylanthranilate isomerase — its product is MGRTRVKICGITRVDDAREAVRLGADAIGLVFHPPSPRHVNQRQAREIRAVVPAFVTVVGLFVDAEPERVREAVAAVPLDLLQFHGAEPPEYCRSHGRPYMKAVRMREGIDLHSECARYGDAAALLVDTYRPGVAGGTGETFDWSRIPRDLGLPLVLAGGLAPGNVDAAVRQVRPYAVDVSGGVEAAKGIKDPAKMQAFIRGVSRADTE
- the truA gene encoding tRNA pseudouridine(38-40) synthase TruA — encoded protein: MRIALGIEYDGSDFHGWQTQDGVPSVQEALEQALSNVADHPVRVVVAGRTDTGVHALSQVAHFDTDARRDMRGWVFGANSQLPRGVAVLWAQPVDEAFHARFSARARRYRYVILNRPSRPGLLHNRVTWECRPLDEQRMRAAAVHLLGEHDFSAYRALGCQAKSPVRTLHRLEVRRQGEFITIDAEANGFLHHMVRNIAGVLIAVGCGKADPDWAREVLVGRDRTLGGVTAPPGGLYFVAVRYPEPYRFPEAPGSAGILGYG